A single genomic interval of Arctopsyche grandis isolate Sample6627 chromosome 8, ASM5162203v2, whole genome shotgun sequence harbors:
- the LOC143915636 gene encoding protein mesh-like isoform X1, with translation MGRSPRRSLLLVFGLFLLLNFGCAQENPPGVPEDSKEDLESKDVKSESVLKLNAHIPEQEQIVVKDEEYRGVNINKEVPSEIPKEPVEIIEDAKVSNSKLSKSGAYSIDDAVPSFRSSNIEEAYAHIDGRVSPSTNYNNNGQPYVITENRLKTLRERFVYPFYDQGGDENQGDFQKDIHHSTPQIHKNFNFQLPFFGFRYNYTRVSMNGYLEFSDPPSQYTYPLTFPIKEWPAVSDPSFIGIFFSKCRIGSTRQEDVNQMIPGVYFRMERDLQTRTDQMGVEMRERITWDLRTGLIGADTFTPKHSVIVTWKNVSFAGGYGNALYKTNSFQMVLATDEVFTYAIFNYMDLQWSAHTEAGGDTAGGEGGTPAFIGFNAGNGTQSYEYKPYSQSSILRDLSGRGWGNGFPGRHIFRIDEKILVGSCNKDIDGANLPLMFAPESGNMLGGTIVNVTGPCFERTDRVICRFDTEDVVGKYAEKNIFTCVQPPLMAEGYVRLEIAVNTENYKWKGRYFVETPGTATEKIFFETNDIHEKNPSEIKITWDKRNLTMNDQHNVMISLWGYRENTIRPQFEYINHLELNAQNVGEYVISPGNYRLRDDLLTNDLQVGFIQINLTNTGDNSVSPVLWSRPIPLAWYFNSQWERLYGYKWPEKMCNNWLRSDRYLKNFAAELPLCPCTLQQALLDKGRYMPDFDCDKDANPKCFYNKGAMHCVKTGNPSEEGAGQQCCYDKNDYLMLSYDQQWGSRPLRSHNLGFLPWNEANKVPTMSHWYHDQAPFYQCCLWQHEQAIGCETYRFERRPSQDCVSYQPPGVAAVFGDPHIVTFDDNQYTFNGKGEFVLVRTDVPNLKLDVQGRFEQVAPNLYGKVMATQLTSVVAAGNSSATIEVRLRPQHAQWRYRLDVLANGKRVFFDRKSLKVQHFPGVTVYTPTYILNQSEVIMMFQSGAGVEVVENQGFLTARVYLPWTYINKTRGLFGNWSWEINDDFIRPDGTIVSVNVADTQNIHNEFGKLWMLTDRMVEGRGSALFTREFGRTASYYNNATFLPNFVLEPRDFIPPNRTEDINKAAELCGGSYQCRYDYGMSLSRDMAHFTKNYYDSIVNIKELNSKRVISCGVLETPRFGRKSNFFFVPDTKVTFECDKNFVLIGDQRRTCMPEGRWDVPQYGYTECLRTQEYSSRQAGMTGGIILFVMIPILLFMAIIWFCCFKKRKDKGKTPFSFDSLEPRSRSNSRVNFKAASMGNLTDSYKSDPYQSPYTRQKSEPYLLREDSQPIEKLTSIDPVNADIENETKTFTSPSQMDSMRSAKESTSPIYTLPKKRRSYDSTYRTHEPLTGHPNSEFPEKIFDISEEDVLSSGSNDDSDLTNTTITKPAKDITFISSNKQKQYGRRRQKKQNDSGISTSGSQDAPVFVDYDDQDSALSSQYSPTGSDAYSPPTSPVYGMDTAKGYLPVMMPVLEEPKTTPNPKLSTFATPMKKGKSTDALQNQQDPLAPGELRTFSSRTTMV, from the exons atggggcgaagccctcgtAGATCACTTTTATTAGTATTCGGACTATTTTTACTGTTGAACTTTGGGTGTGCTCAAGAAAATCCTCCAGGTGTCCCGGAGGATTCAAAGGAGGATCTGGAAAGTAAAGACGTGAAGTCGGAATCAGTGCTAAAACTCAATGCACATATACCAGAACAAGAACAGATAGTGGTGAAAGACGAGGAATACAGAGGAGTAAATATCAACAAAGAAGTTCCTTCTGAAATTCCTAAAGAACCTGTCGAGATAATAGAAGATGCGAAGGTATCCAATTCCAAGTTGAGCAAATCCGGTGCCTATTCAATAGATGACGCTGTCCCGAGTTTCAGGTCATCTAATATCGAGGAAGCTTATG CACATATCGATGGACGAGTGTCACCTTCCACAAATTATAACAACAATGGGCAACCCTATGTCATCACTGAAAATCGTTTGAAAACCTTAAGGGAACGTTTCGTGTATCCTTTCTACGATCAAGGAGGCGATGAAAACCAGGGAGATTTCCAAAAAGATATACATCATTCGACACCACAGATCCACAAGAACTTCAACTTTCAATTACCATTTTTCGGTTTCCGTTACAATTACACCAGA GTTTCTATGAATGGTTACCTTGAATTCAGTGACCCACCCAGTCAGTATACGTATCCTCTGACGTTTCCCATAAAAGAATGGCCTGCAGTGAGCGATCCGTCGTTCATCGGAAtatttttcagcaaatgcagAATCGGATCTACTCGTCAAGAAGATGTGAATCAGATGATTCCCGGAGTTTATTTCAGAATGGAAAGAGATTTGCAAACAAGAACTGATCAAATGGGCGTCGAGATGAGGGAAAGAATCACGTGGGACTTGAGGACAGGACTTATTGGAGCCGACACATTCACACCTAAACACTCAGTCATTGTCACATGGAAGAACGTGTCATTCGCTGGTGGTTACGGTAATGCTCTTTACAAG ACAAATTCATTCCAAATGGTGCTTGCAACAGATGAAGTCTTCACTTATGCGATCTTCAACTACATGGATTTACAATGGAGTGCTCATACTGAAGCAGGTGGTGATACTGCCGGTGGTGAAGGAGGAACTCCTGCCTTT ATTGGTTTCAACGCTGGTAATGGAACTCAGAGCTACGAATACAAACCGTATTCCCAATCATCCATTTTGAGAGATTTGTCAGGAAGGGGCTGGGGAAATGGCTTCCCGGGAAGGCATATATTCAGAATTGACGAAAAGATATTGGTTGGAAGCTGTAATAAAGATATCG ATGGTGCAAATCTTCCATTGATGTTCGCACCCGAAAGTGGAAACATGCTCGGTGGTACTATCGTTAACGTCACGGGTCCCTGCTTCGAAAGGACAGATAGGGTTATATGTCGTTTTGACACTGAAGATGTAGTGGGAAAATATGCCGAGAAGAATATATTCACATGCGTTCAACCTCCACTTATGGCTGAAGGATATGTGCGATTGGAAATTGCCGTCAACACTGAAAATTACAAATGGAAAGGAAGATACTTCGTTG AAACACCCGGAACAGCCACAGAAAAAATTTTCTTCGAAACAAATGATATCCATGAGAAGAATCCGTCTGAGATCAAAATCACTTGGGACAAGAGAAATTTGACCATGAACGACCAACACAATGTAATGATATCACTGTGGGGATATAGAGAAAACACTATCAGGCCACAATTCGAATACATTAACCATTTGGAATTGAACGCACAGAACGTAGGCGAATACGTCATATCTCCTGGAAATTATAGGCTGAGAGACGATCTCCTCACCAATGACTTGCAAGTCGGATTCATTCAAATCAACTTGACTAACACTGGTGACAATTCCGTCTCGCC CGTCTTGTGGAGTAGGCCTATCCCTCTAGCTTGGTATTTTAATTCACAATGGGAACGTTTATATGGCTACAAGTGGCCCGAAAAGATGTGCAACAATTGGTTGAGGAGTGATCGATACTTGAAAAATTTCGCCGCAGAACTGCCATTATGTCCTTGCACCTTGCAACAAGCTCTCCTGGACAAGGGAAGGTATATGCCTGATTTTGATTGCGACAAAGATGCAAATCCAAAATGTTTCTACAACAAGGGTGCTATGCATTGTGTCAAGACTGGAAATCCAAG TGAAGAGGGCGCTGGACAGCAATGTTGTTACGATAAAAACGATTATTTGATGTTGTCTTATGATCAACAATGGGGATCTAGGCCATTAAGATCGCACAACTTAGGATTCTTACCATGGAATGAAGCCAACAAG GTACCAACAATGTCTCATTGGTATCATGACCAAGCACCGTTCTATCAATGTTGTCTCTGGCAACACGAACAAGCAATTGGGTGTGAAACATACCG ATTTGAACGTCGGCCATCTCAAGATTGCGTATCATATCAACCACCTGGTGTTGCTGCTGTATTCGGTGATCCACACATTGTCACATTCGACGATAATCAATATACTTTCAATGGAAAAG GCGAGTTCGTTTTAGTGAGGACAGATGTGCCCAATCTTAAACTCGACGTGCAAGGACGATTTGAACAAGTGGCACCAAACCTTTACGGAAAAGTAATGGCCACCCAATTGACATCTGTAGTGGCTGCTGGAAATAGTTCTGCCACGATTGAAGTGCGTTTAAGGCCACAACATGCCCAATGGCGTTATCGTCTTGATGTTTTAGCTAATGGAAAGAGAGTATTCTTCGATAGGAAGTCACTAAAAGTACAACACTTCCCAG GAGTTACTGTTTATACtcctacatatattttgaatcaGTCTGAAGTTATCATGATGTTCCAATCTGGCGCTGGGGTGGAAGTAGTCGAAAATCAAGGTTTCTTGACAGCTAGAGTGTATCTGCCTTGGACTTACATT AACAAAACACGTGGTCTTTTTGGAAATTGGTCTTGGGAAATAAATGACGACTTTATCAGACCAGACGGTACTATTGTATCCGTTAATGTGGCCGATACTCAGAATATTCACAATGAGTTTGGAAAACTTT ggatgcTAACCGATAGAATGGTTGAAGGGAGAGGGTCAGCATTATTTACAAGGGAATTTGGTAGAACGGCCTCATATTATAATAACGCAACATTTTTGCCAAACTTCGTACTAGAACCAAGAGACTTTATACCACCGAATAGAACGGAGGATATAAACAAAGCAGCCGAGTTATGTGGTGGGTCATATCAATGTCGTTACGATTATGGAATGTCGCTGAGCAGAGACATGGCTCACTTcactaaaaattattatgattCAATT GTCAATATAAAGGAATTAAATTCTAAAAGAGTCATTAGTTGTGGTGTGCTAGAAACTCCACGCTTTGGAAGAAAGAGTAACTTTTTCTTCGTGCCAGATACTAAAGTGACATTCGAGTGTGATAAGAACTTTGTCCTGATCGGTGATCAACGAAGAACTTGTATGCCAGAAGGAAGATGGGACGTGCCTCAATATGGCTACACCGAGTGTTTGA GAACACAGGAATATTCGTCGCGTCAAGCAGGAATGACTGGTGGAATTATTCTCTTTGTGATGATACCGATATTGCTCTTTATGGCTATAATATGGTTCTGTTGTTTCAAGAAGAGGAAAGACAAAGGCAAAACTCCGTTCTCTTTTGATTCCTTAGAACCGAGATCGCGTTCCAACTCTCGCGTCAATTTTAAGGCAGCTTCTATGGGAAACTTGACAGATTCCTATAAAAGCGATCCGTATCAGAGCCCTTACACGAGACAAAAAAGCGAACCTTATCTGTTGAGAGAAGATTCCCAACCGATAGAAAAACTCACATCTATCGATCCGGTGAATGCTGACATTGAAAACGAAACCAAAACATTTACAAGTCCCTCGCAGATGGATTCAATGAGGTCAGCAAAGGAAAGTACGTCCCCGATTTACACATTGCCCAAAAAGCGAAGGAGTTACGATAGTACTTATCGAACGCATGAACCTTTGACGGGGCATCCGAATTCTGAATTCCCTGAAAAAATTTTCGATATCAGCGAAGAAGATGTTTTATCCTCGGGCTCCAATGACGACAGTGACTTGACCAATACCACAATAACAAAGCCAGCCAAAGATATTACTTTCATAAGCTCCAACAAGCAGAAACAATATGGTAGACGACGACAAAAGAAACAGAACGATTCAGGAATATCTACTTCTGGATCCCAAGATGCACCAGTATTTGTCGATTATGATGATCAAGACAGTGCACTTTCGTCTCAATACAGCCCGACTGGATCAGACGCTTACAGTCCGCCAACTAGTCCAGTTTATGGAATGGACACTGCCAAAGGATACCTTCCAGTCATGATGCCGGTGCTTGAGGAGCCCAAGACCACGCCCAACCCCAAACTAAGTACATTCGCAACACCCATGAAAAAAGGCAAGTCTACTGATGCCCTCCAAAACCAACAAGATCCACTGGCACCAGGGGAATTGAGGACGTTTAGCAGTCGCACTACCATGgtgtga
- the LOC143915636 gene encoding protein mesh-like isoform X2, giving the protein MGRSPRRSLLLVFGLFLLLNFGCAQENPPGVPEDSKEDLESKDVKSESVLKLNAHIPEQEQIVVKDEEYRGVNINKEVPSEIPKEPVEIIEDAKVSNSKLSKSGAYSIDDAVPSFRSSNIEEAYAHIDGRVSPSTNYNNNGQPYVITENRLKTLRERFVYPFYDQGGDENQGDFQKDIHHSTPQIHKNFNFQLPFFGFRYNYTRVSMNGYLEFSDPPSQYTYPLTFPIKEWPAVSDPSFIGIFFSKCRIGSTRQEDVNQMIPGVYFRMERDLQTRTDQMGVEMRERITWDLRTGLIGADTFTPKHSVIVTWKNVSFAGGYGNALYKTNSFQMVLATDEVFTYAIFNYMDLQWSAHTEAGGDTAGGEGGTPAFIGFNAGNGTQSYEYKPYSQSSILRDLSGRGWGNGFPGRHIFRIDEKILVGSCNKDIDGANLPLMFAPESGNMLGGTIVNVTGPCFERTDRVICRFDTEDVVGKYAEKNIFTCVQPPLMAEGYVRLEIAVNTENYKWKGRYFVETPGTATEKIFFETNDIHEKNPSEIKITWDKRNLTMNDQHNVMISLWGYRENTIRPQFEYINHLELNAQNVGEYVISPGNYRLRDDLLTNDLQVGFIQINLTNTGDNSVSPVLWSRPIPLAWYFNSQWERLYGYKWPEKMCNNWLRSDRYLKNFAAELPLCPCTLQQALLDKGRYMPDFDCDKDANPKCFYNKGAMHCVKTGNPSEEGAGQQCCYDKNDYLMLSYDQQWGSRPLRSHNLGFLPWNEANKVPTMSHWYHDQAPFYQCCLWQHEQAIGCETYRFERRPSQDCVSYQPPGVAAVFGDPHIVTFDDNQYTFNGKGEFVLVRTDVPNLKLDVQGRFEQVAPNLYGKVMATQLTSVVAAGNSSATIEVRLRPQHAQWRYRLDVLANGKRVFFDRKSLKVQHFPGVTVYTPTYILNQSEVIMMFQSGAGVEVVENQGFLTARVYLPWTYINKTRGLFGNWSWEINDDFIRPDGTIVSVNVADTQNIHNEFGKLWMLTDRMVEGRGSALFTREFGRTASYYNNATFLPNFVLEPRDFIPPNRTEDINKAAELCGGSYQCRYDYGMSLSRDMAHFTKNYYDSIVNIKELNSKRVISCGVLETPRFGRKSNFFFVPDTKVTFECDKNFVLIGDQRRTCMPEGRWDVPQYGYTECLRNQEYSSRWAGITWGIILVVVIPILLVLVWAGYRVIKKRKEEEERDAFPQRPIHLTSHINQDEDNLSFKKEPLEYTSEGNQ; this is encoded by the exons atggggcgaagccctcgtAGATCACTTTTATTAGTATTCGGACTATTTTTACTGTTGAACTTTGGGTGTGCTCAAGAAAATCCTCCAGGTGTCCCGGAGGATTCAAAGGAGGATCTGGAAAGTAAAGACGTGAAGTCGGAATCAGTGCTAAAACTCAATGCACATATACCAGAACAAGAACAGATAGTGGTGAAAGACGAGGAATACAGAGGAGTAAATATCAACAAAGAAGTTCCTTCTGAAATTCCTAAAGAACCTGTCGAGATAATAGAAGATGCGAAGGTATCCAATTCCAAGTTGAGCAAATCCGGTGCCTATTCAATAGATGACGCTGTCCCGAGTTTCAGGTCATCTAATATCGAGGAAGCTTATG CACATATCGATGGACGAGTGTCACCTTCCACAAATTATAACAACAATGGGCAACCCTATGTCATCACTGAAAATCGTTTGAAAACCTTAAGGGAACGTTTCGTGTATCCTTTCTACGATCAAGGAGGCGATGAAAACCAGGGAGATTTCCAAAAAGATATACATCATTCGACACCACAGATCCACAAGAACTTCAACTTTCAATTACCATTTTTCGGTTTCCGTTACAATTACACCAGA GTTTCTATGAATGGTTACCTTGAATTCAGTGACCCACCCAGTCAGTATACGTATCCTCTGACGTTTCCCATAAAAGAATGGCCTGCAGTGAGCGATCCGTCGTTCATCGGAAtatttttcagcaaatgcagAATCGGATCTACTCGTCAAGAAGATGTGAATCAGATGATTCCCGGAGTTTATTTCAGAATGGAAAGAGATTTGCAAACAAGAACTGATCAAATGGGCGTCGAGATGAGGGAAAGAATCACGTGGGACTTGAGGACAGGACTTATTGGAGCCGACACATTCACACCTAAACACTCAGTCATTGTCACATGGAAGAACGTGTCATTCGCTGGTGGTTACGGTAATGCTCTTTACAAG ACAAATTCATTCCAAATGGTGCTTGCAACAGATGAAGTCTTCACTTATGCGATCTTCAACTACATGGATTTACAATGGAGTGCTCATACTGAAGCAGGTGGTGATACTGCCGGTGGTGAAGGAGGAACTCCTGCCTTT ATTGGTTTCAACGCTGGTAATGGAACTCAGAGCTACGAATACAAACCGTATTCCCAATCATCCATTTTGAGAGATTTGTCAGGAAGGGGCTGGGGAAATGGCTTCCCGGGAAGGCATATATTCAGAATTGACGAAAAGATATTGGTTGGAAGCTGTAATAAAGATATCG ATGGTGCAAATCTTCCATTGATGTTCGCACCCGAAAGTGGAAACATGCTCGGTGGTACTATCGTTAACGTCACGGGTCCCTGCTTCGAAAGGACAGATAGGGTTATATGTCGTTTTGACACTGAAGATGTAGTGGGAAAATATGCCGAGAAGAATATATTCACATGCGTTCAACCTCCACTTATGGCTGAAGGATATGTGCGATTGGAAATTGCCGTCAACACTGAAAATTACAAATGGAAAGGAAGATACTTCGTTG AAACACCCGGAACAGCCACAGAAAAAATTTTCTTCGAAACAAATGATATCCATGAGAAGAATCCGTCTGAGATCAAAATCACTTGGGACAAGAGAAATTTGACCATGAACGACCAACACAATGTAATGATATCACTGTGGGGATATAGAGAAAACACTATCAGGCCACAATTCGAATACATTAACCATTTGGAATTGAACGCACAGAACGTAGGCGAATACGTCATATCTCCTGGAAATTATAGGCTGAGAGACGATCTCCTCACCAATGACTTGCAAGTCGGATTCATTCAAATCAACTTGACTAACACTGGTGACAATTCCGTCTCGCC CGTCTTGTGGAGTAGGCCTATCCCTCTAGCTTGGTATTTTAATTCACAATGGGAACGTTTATATGGCTACAAGTGGCCCGAAAAGATGTGCAACAATTGGTTGAGGAGTGATCGATACTTGAAAAATTTCGCCGCAGAACTGCCATTATGTCCTTGCACCTTGCAACAAGCTCTCCTGGACAAGGGAAGGTATATGCCTGATTTTGATTGCGACAAAGATGCAAATCCAAAATGTTTCTACAACAAGGGTGCTATGCATTGTGTCAAGACTGGAAATCCAAG TGAAGAGGGCGCTGGACAGCAATGTTGTTACGATAAAAACGATTATTTGATGTTGTCTTATGATCAACAATGGGGATCTAGGCCATTAAGATCGCACAACTTAGGATTCTTACCATGGAATGAAGCCAACAAG GTACCAACAATGTCTCATTGGTATCATGACCAAGCACCGTTCTATCAATGTTGTCTCTGGCAACACGAACAAGCAATTGGGTGTGAAACATACCG ATTTGAACGTCGGCCATCTCAAGATTGCGTATCATATCAACCACCTGGTGTTGCTGCTGTATTCGGTGATCCACACATTGTCACATTCGACGATAATCAATATACTTTCAATGGAAAAG GCGAGTTCGTTTTAGTGAGGACAGATGTGCCCAATCTTAAACTCGACGTGCAAGGACGATTTGAACAAGTGGCACCAAACCTTTACGGAAAAGTAATGGCCACCCAATTGACATCTGTAGTGGCTGCTGGAAATAGTTCTGCCACGATTGAAGTGCGTTTAAGGCCACAACATGCCCAATGGCGTTATCGTCTTGATGTTTTAGCTAATGGAAAGAGAGTATTCTTCGATAGGAAGTCACTAAAAGTACAACACTTCCCAG GAGTTACTGTTTATACtcctacatatattttgaatcaGTCTGAAGTTATCATGATGTTCCAATCTGGCGCTGGGGTGGAAGTAGTCGAAAATCAAGGTTTCTTGACAGCTAGAGTGTATCTGCCTTGGACTTACATT AACAAAACACGTGGTCTTTTTGGAAATTGGTCTTGGGAAATAAATGACGACTTTATCAGACCAGACGGTACTATTGTATCCGTTAATGTGGCCGATACTCAGAATATTCACAATGAGTTTGGAAAACTTT ggatgcTAACCGATAGAATGGTTGAAGGGAGAGGGTCAGCATTATTTACAAGGGAATTTGGTAGAACGGCCTCATATTATAATAACGCAACATTTTTGCCAAACTTCGTACTAGAACCAAGAGACTTTATACCACCGAATAGAACGGAGGATATAAACAAAGCAGCCGAGTTATGTGGTGGGTCATATCAATGTCGTTACGATTATGGAATGTCGCTGAGCAGAGACATGGCTCACTTcactaaaaattattatgattCAATT GTCAATATAAAGGAATTAAATTCTAAAAGAGTCATTAGTTGTGGTGTGCTAGAAACTCCACGCTTTGGAAGAAAGAGTAACTTTTTCTTCGTGCCAGATACTAAAGTGACATTCGAGTGTGATAAGAACTTTGTCCTGATCGGTGATCAACGAAGAACTTGTATGCCAGAAGGAAGATGGGACGTGCCTCAATATGGCTACACCGAGTGTTTGA gAAACCAAGAATATTCTTCGAGATGGGCTGGAATAACATGGGGTATTATCTTGGTGGTAGTTATTCCGATTCTATTAGTGCTCGTTTGGGCCGGATACAGAGTCATAAAGAAACGAAAAGAAGAAGAGGAAAGAGATGCATTCCCTCAAAG ACCGATTCACTTAACATCACATATAAACCAAGATGAAGACAATTTGTCATTTAAGAAAGAACCACTTGAATATACAAGTGAAggtaatcaataa
- the LOC143915856 gene encoding uncharacterized protein LOC143915856 translates to MKSAQFLVLVGFLYKIILIRTVNCDQYFESSQVIPGYNNHYQPEYADCKNICATYENSEHSMYQPKYCNCQNSNDQNNYKQYIWEDVTNKFQYGAQGCPYQAYSQSYPAYYSEQELYPQNAYQYSPPTESLHNEYRSNLDNAYNQNYHYIEPDSVPMQQYDTDHGQYYIMKDNIPILRFSSNLLNVEAVYVPKERESQTDELRNLNVRDNTTETTLHIRSSTTISTTERTNLTLNQFNSTTINKTHNATERANNQDNILSKENSYGMKNLKQYKRHVSNGTKSITYNREEFCKALGKVGIQCDSVFRQINSNYLM, encoded by the exons ATGAAGTCGGCTCAGTTCCTCGTTTTAGTCGGATTTTTATATAAGATCATTTTGATAAGGACTGTTAATTGTGATCAATACTTTGAATCTAGCCAAGTGATTCCTGGTTATAACAACCATTATCAGCCCGAGTACGCAGACTGTAAAAACATATGTGCAACATATGAGAACAG TGAGCATTCAATGTATCAACCGAAATATTGCAATTGTCAAAATTCAAACGACCAAAACAACTACAAGCAATACATCTGGGAGGATGTAACAAACAAATTCCAATACGGAGCTCAAGGTTGTCCGTATCAGGCATATTCCCAGTCATATCCAGCATATTATTCCGAGCAAGAGTTGTATCCGCAGAATGCATATCAATATAGTCCCCCGACTGAATCTCTACACAATGAGTATCGGAGCAATTTAGATAATGCATACAATCAGAATTATCATTACATCGAGCCGGATTCTGTACCCATGCAGCAATATGATACGGATCATGGACAGTACTATATAATGAAAGATAATATTCCTATTTTGCGTTTTTCTTCCAATTTACTGAATGTTGAAGCTGTGTACGTGCCTAAAGAGCGAGAAAGTCAAACCGATGAATTGAGAAATTTAAATGTCAGAGATAATACAACTGAAACAACATTGCATATACGTTCGAGTACTACTATTTCTACTACGGAAAGAACAAACTTAACTCTTAATCAATTTAACTCAACAACAATAAACAAAACTCATAATGCAACTGAACGAGCTAACAATCAGGATAATATTTTAAGCAAGGAAAATAGTTATGGGATGAAAAATCTAAAACAATACAAAAGACATGTTTCTAATGGAACAAAATCAATAACCTACAACAGAGAAGAATTTTGCAAGGCTTTGGGAAAGGTGGGCATTCAATGCGATAGTGTATTTCGCCAAAt AAATAGTAATtatttgatgtaa